A stretch of Flavobacterium sp. N1994 DNA encodes these proteins:
- a CDS encoding SRPBCC family protein, with protein MRILKYIFLLLLLALIGITVYVTTQKGDFEVSKSSVIKTQRSTVFDYVNDYKNWETFGSWMQKNSAIKFNYASKTMGKGAKCSWEEGSDDGDITTVFVKENDSIAQKVNFNGATATLAWTFKDTIGGTKVTIHSKGKMDVITKVISFFKGGISSIVTDVCEKSLRNLDKTLKYEMKTYTIKVNGIVQRGSGFCLKQTVSCHIKSVSKNIKIMMSSMLHFFKKNKLGMAGKAYVKYDRYDIANDIATISVCIPVNQQVFISPGSDVSSGEIIAFTSLKTTLTGDYSHSQEAWIKAKKYITDNGLKENFAGKYTEVYVKTIDDIKQPSKWVTEIYIPVFPKAAAVQPVVTPITVAPETPEATTTPTENP; from the coding sequence ATGAGAATTCTTAAATATATATTCCTACTGTTACTGCTAGCTTTAATAGGCATTACTGTCTACGTAACCACACAAAAAGGAGATTTTGAAGTTTCTAAAAGTAGCGTTATCAAAACACAACGAAGTACTGTTTTTGATTATGTAAATGATTATAAAAACTGGGAGACTTTTGGTTCTTGGATGCAGAAAAATAGCGCTATTAAATTCAATTATGCTTCTAAAACAATGGGGAAAGGTGCCAAATGTTCTTGGGAAGAGGGTTCTGATGATGGTGATATTACTACCGTTTTTGTAAAGGAAAATGATAGTATCGCTCAAAAAGTAAATTTCAATGGCGCCACAGCCACTTTAGCTTGGACCTTTAAGGATACCATTGGTGGTACCAAAGTAACGATTCATAGTAAAGGTAAAATGGATGTTATTACTAAGGTTATCAGTTTTTTTAAAGGAGGCATAAGTTCAATTGTAACTGATGTATGTGAAAAAAGTTTACGGAACCTAGATAAGACGTTGAAGTATGAAATGAAAACATACACCATAAAAGTAAACGGAATAGTGCAACGTGGTTCAGGATTTTGTTTGAAACAAACGGTTTCCTGTCATATTAAAAGTGTATCAAAAAACATCAAAATTATGATGTCCAGTATGCTTCATTTTTTCAAAAAGAATAAATTAGGCATGGCAGGAAAAGCCTATGTAAAATATGACCGATATGATATTGCTAATGATATTGCTACTATATCGGTATGCATACCTGTAAACCAACAGGTTTTTATTTCGCCAGGAAGTGATGTTTCTTCTGGAGAGATTATTGCTTTCACCTCACTAAAAACAACCTTGACCGGAGATTATTCTCACAGTCAAGAAGCTTGGATAAAAGCAAAAAAATATATCACTGACAATGGATTGAAAGAAAACTTTGCTGGGAAATATACTGAAGTATATGTAAAAACCATTGATGATATTAAGCAACCTTCAAAATGGGTGACTGAAATTTACATTCCTGTTTTTCCTAAAGCAGCGGCTGTTCAACCTGTTGTAACTCCAATAACAGTAGCACCAGAAACACCAGAAGCCACTACTACTCCAACAGAAAATCCTTAA
- a CDS encoding class I SAM-dependent methyltransferase — translation MKPKNELRGILFRHLDGIVTVPVAYSLHQKGVLDFILQHQKVSLQELTEKFKANEGYLNVALRVIASQGWLHQNLDNQKDEITFAVTDKSKTAFSLVPLYQDVFHLMQFTEHFHPRKFEVEPFERLNTLFKKYKTIFGITLSEDNDIRAIQEQVLYHIEGVLVGPTIVMLGMTGMFHKYFMETSFRPEEFHKKPECFKEILDFLTHLNWFTKKNDHYQFTETGLFYAKRAAAYGVTVSYIPTLRKMDDLLFGNPAILRNVGEHEAELHVDREMNVWGSGGAHAEYFKIVDEIIIELFNRPITEQPIGILDMGCGNGAFLEHMFDVIERQTQRGKMLDEHPLFLVGVDYNEAAIKVTRANLIKADIWAKVIWGDIGRPQLLAETLKDDYNINLKELLNVRTFLDHNRIWETPTVKTPNRISASSGAFAHRGKRISNNEVEDNLLEHLKKWSPFVEKFGLLLIELHTIAPDLTANNLGRTAATAYDATHGFSDQYIVEIDVLHKIAAEAGLFSDENVFTKFPNSDIATVSVNLLKGK, via the coding sequence ATGAAACCAAAAAACGAACTTAGAGGTATTTTATTCAGACATTTAGATGGAATAGTAACCGTTCCCGTTGCTTATTCCCTTCACCAAAAAGGAGTTTTAGATTTTATTTTACAGCACCAAAAAGTATCCTTACAAGAACTAACCGAAAAGTTTAAAGCTAACGAAGGCTACCTTAATGTGGCACTTCGAGTAATAGCATCACAAGGTTGGCTACATCAGAATCTCGATAATCAAAAAGACGAAATCACTTTTGCAGTAACCGATAAAAGTAAAACCGCTTTTTCTTTAGTACCACTATATCAAGATGTTTTTCATTTGATGCAATTTACGGAACACTTTCACCCACGCAAATTTGAAGTAGAACCTTTTGAAAGGCTCAATACGTTATTCAAAAAATACAAAACTATCTTTGGCATTACCCTTTCAGAGGATAATGATATTAGGGCTATTCAGGAACAAGTGTTATATCATATCGAAGGAGTATTAGTAGGGCCTACAATAGTGATGCTCGGAATGACAGGTATGTTTCACAAATATTTCATGGAAACCTCCTTTCGTCCCGAAGAGTTTCACAAAAAACCAGAATGTTTTAAAGAAATACTAGACTTTCTAACACATCTAAATTGGTTTACCAAGAAAAATGATCATTACCAATTTACAGAAACGGGTTTATTCTATGCCAAAAGAGCTGCCGCTTATGGGGTTACCGTTTCCTATATTCCAACACTAAGAAAAATGGACGACCTCCTTTTTGGCAATCCTGCTATCCTTAGAAATGTTGGGGAACATGAAGCCGAATTACACGTAGATCGTGAAATGAATGTATGGGGTAGTGGTGGAGCTCATGCTGAATATTTCAAGATTGTAGACGAAATCATCATCGAGTTATTCAATCGCCCTATTACTGAGCAGCCTATCGGAATTTTGGATATGGGTTGTGGCAATGGTGCTTTTCTAGAACACATGTTTGATGTAATCGAACGCCAAACCCAACGTGGTAAAATGCTAGACGAACATCCTTTGTTTTTAGTGGGCGTCGATTATAACGAAGCCGCTATAAAAGTAACACGCGCCAATCTAATCAAAGCAGACATTTGGGCAAAAGTAATCTGGGGTGATATTGGAAGACCACAATTATTAGCAGAGACTTTAAAAGACGATTACAACATCAATTTAAAAGAACTCCTCAACGTTAGAACCTTCCTCGACCATAACAGAATATGGGAAACTCCGACAGTGAAAACTCCTAATCGAATAAGTGCTTCTTCAGGTGCTTTTGCTCATCGTGGCAAAAGGATCAGTAACAATGAAGTAGAAGATAATTTATTGGAACATTTAAAAAAATGGTCTCCATTTGTTGAAAAGTTTGGACTACTCTTAATAGAGCTGCATACCATCGCACCCGACTTAACGGCCAACAATCTAGGAAGAACTGCCGCCACTGCCTATGATGCTACACATGGCTTTTCTGATCAATACATTGTAGAAATTGATGTACTTCATAAAATAGCCGCAGAAGCTGGACTCTTTTCCGATGAAAACGTATTTACTAAGTTTCCGAATTCCGATATAGCAACAGTGAGTGTTAATCTCTTAAAAGGGAAGTAA
- a CDS encoding nucleoside triphosphate pyrophosphohydrolase family protein — MQKQLNAVKEFHTSFGLGVSHEMRADLGEQKNMLRFNLMKEENEEYLEAVQNNDLIEIADALGDMLYILCGTILEHGLQHKIEEVFDEIQRSNMSKLGEDGNPIYREDGKVMKGPNYFKPSFEDILR, encoded by the coding sequence ATGCAAAAACAACTCAACGCAGTAAAAGAATTTCATACTTCCTTCGGATTAGGAGTAAGCCACGAAATGAGAGCCGATTTAGGAGAGCAAAAGAATATGTTGCGCTTCAACCTAATGAAAGAAGAAAATGAAGAATACCTAGAAGCGGTTCAGAATAACGACCTAATAGAAATTGCCGATGCGCTAGGAGATATGCTGTACATTTTATGCGGAACCATATTAGAACACGGACTACAACACAAGATAGAAGAAGTCTTTGACGAAATCCAACGCAGCAACATGAGCAAACTAGGAGAGGACGGAAACCCAATCTATCGTGAAGATGGTAAGGTAATGAAAGGACCCAACTACTTCAAACCAAGCTTTGAGGACATACTACGATAG
- a CDS encoding CPBP family intramembrane glutamic endopeptidase — translation MSTQGSKITKFNISPSGIAGITFVILFLLYHAAEYMLLFHNSVVGFLFFQLLFFVAAYFLGNWYSDNGLAAWGLSFKGKLMGSLFFGIFMGVVMYAIPYFISLALGIESIEIVPNLTGIFAMSLPFVFGVLFSSFSEDILTRGLIYKHFKKAIKPKLLILFSATIYVLNHIYRYQDGIETWMYLFLLGVIYIIPVIYTKRLWLTGGMHWAGNCFFYIFHNVIQVKIQATYITPNYLFALCLALFLPIFWALIKAFAPYFKSNSTIWK, via the coding sequence ATGAGTACGCAAGGGTCTAAAATAACGAAGTTCAACATTTCACCATCTGGGATAGCGGGAATAACTTTTGTGATTCTCTTTTTACTTTATCATGCTGCCGAGTATATGCTCCTCTTTCATAACAGTGTGGTGGGCTTTTTGTTTTTTCAACTCTTATTTTTTGTGGCGGCTTATTTTTTAGGGAATTGGTATTCCGATAATGGACTGGCGGCTTGGGGGTTGTCCTTTAAAGGAAAACTAATGGGTTCCTTGTTTTTTGGAATTTTTATGGGAGTGGTGATGTATGCTATTCCTTATTTCATCTCTCTGGCTTTGGGAATAGAGTCGATAGAAATTGTTCCTAACTTGACTGGGATTTTTGCTATGAGTTTGCCTTTTGTTTTTGGGGTGCTGTTTTCTTCATTTTCGGAAGATATTTTGACCCGAGGGCTTATCTATAAACACTTTAAAAAAGCGATAAAGCCTAAATTGTTGATCTTATTTTCTGCTACTATCTATGTATTGAATCACATTTATCGGTATCAAGATGGCATAGAAACTTGGATGTATTTGTTTCTGTTGGGTGTTATCTATATTATCCCTGTTATTTATACTAAAAGGTTATGGTTGACCGGTGGCATGCATTGGGCTGGGAATTGCTTTTTTTATATTTTCCACAATGTGATTCAAGTCAAAATACAGGCTACTTATATAACCCCTAATTATTTGTTTGCGCTTTGTTTGGCACTTTTTCTTCCTATCTTTTGGGCACTAATAAAAGCGTTTGCTCCTTATTTTAAGAGCAATTCGACTATATGGAAGTAA
- a CDS encoding fibrobacter succinogenes major paralogous domain-containing protein produces MKVISTLAAFSLLLLLTACPDDTDTIETVKIGQQTWMKKNLAVEKYRNGDAIPQVTDPNQWLTLTTGAWCYYNNDANNDKVYGKLYNWYAVNDPRGLAPEGWHVPSKEEWTTLADYLGGAPVAGAALKETGTTHWLAPNAGATNSTGFTGVPGGYRNDTFANLGFYSFYWSTTPNADNPQRCWNTALFSQTTYLGSGTNDKMLGISVRCVKD; encoded by the coding sequence ATGAAAGTTATTTCTACCCTTGCTGCTTTTTCGCTTTTGTTACTACTAACCGCTTGTCCTGATGATACGGATACTATTGAAACCGTAAAAATTGGACAGCAAACTTGGATGAAGAAAAACTTAGCTGTAGAAAAATATAGAAATGGTGATGCTATTCCACAAGTGACTGACCCTAACCAATGGCTTACTTTAACTACAGGTGCTTGGTGTTATTATAATAATGATGCCAACAACGATAAGGTATATGGTAAACTTTATAACTGGTATGCTGTAAATGACCCAAGAGGATTGGCACCAGAGGGTTGGCATGTTCCCTCAAAAGAAGAATGGACTACTTTAGCAGATTATTTAGGAGGAGCTCCAGTGGCAGGAGCCGCTTTAAAAGAAACAGGAACTACGCATTGGTTAGCACCTAATGCAGGGGCTACTAATAGTACTGGTTTTACAGGAGTCCCTGGCGGGTATCGCAATGACACCTTTGCTAATTTAGGTTTCTATAGTTTTTATTGGAGTACTACTCCAAATGCAGACAATCCTCAACGTTGTTGGAACACTGCTTTATTCTCTCAAACCACCTATTTAGGTAGTGGGACTAATGATAAGATGTTGGGCATTTCCGTTCGTTGTGTTAAGGATTAA
- a CDS encoding site-specific integrase, with protein MASIRLILRTTQADQSGHSPLYIRLIKDRRTKFISAGVKLKENEWDGAKQKVKKNHPNSARMNASLSQKIADAEGQIADMERKIKTVSINKLKEAIKGKEVPNFFEYAYSRCEKIKGSVSFGTYKNYKIYTKKFETYIGTKDVYFDDMTVSVLKDYMAHMGNVLKNGATTQRYSIMILAIMFKEAMKEDIIPEYMYPFNKLTLKKDSQKRVFLNKDQIEALTKLELKEGKKADLWRDLFLFSIYAGGLRFSDVIELQYSNYNQEEQRIKKVIRKTGRLHQFKIGKVAIDILNKYSKADAQPDDYIFPIITDKKIYNKNEEARFVVSSKENHSANFQLNRMGKVLKLAFPLSFHLSRHSFATNALNNGMRIEHVSKLMDHTDISTTQIYAKIISEELDKAVDNYIY; from the coding sequence ATGGCATCGATTAGACTAATTTTAAGAACTACACAAGCAGACCAATCCGGGCACAGCCCTTTGTACATCCGACTTATAAAAGACAGAAGAACGAAATTTATCAGTGCCGGAGTCAAACTCAAAGAGAACGAATGGGATGGAGCAAAGCAGAAAGTAAAAAAGAACCATCCAAACAGTGCTAGGATGAATGCCTCGTTATCACAAAAGATTGCTGATGCTGAAGGTCAGATTGCCGACATGGAGCGCAAAATAAAAACCGTTTCCATCAATAAACTAAAAGAAGCCATCAAGGGAAAAGAAGTGCCAAACTTTTTTGAATATGCCTATTCTCGTTGTGAGAAAATCAAAGGCAGCGTTTCGTTTGGCACCTACAAAAACTATAAGATTTACACCAAGAAATTTGAAACTTATATAGGGACTAAAGATGTTTACTTTGATGATATGACGGTTTCAGTTTTGAAAGACTACATGGCACACATGGGTAATGTTTTGAAAAACGGAGCAACCACACAACGTTATTCGATTATGATCTTGGCTATAATGTTTAAAGAAGCAATGAAGGAAGATATTATCCCGGAGTACATGTACCCATTCAATAAACTGACACTCAAAAAAGACTCACAGAAGCGCGTTTTTCTCAACAAAGACCAAATCGAAGCCTTAACGAAATTAGAGCTTAAAGAAGGCAAGAAAGCAGATTTATGGCGCGACCTATTCCTTTTCTCCATCTATGCCGGAGGATTGCGATTTAGTGATGTTATCGAACTCCAATACAGCAACTACAATCAAGAAGAGCAAAGGATTAAAAAAGTAATTCGCAAAACAGGAAGATTGCACCAGTTTAAGATTGGCAAAGTGGCAATAGATATTTTAAACAAATACAGCAAAGCCGATGCGCAGCCAGATGATTATATTTTCCCGATTATCACCGACAAGAAAATATACAACAAAAACGAAGAAGCACGTTTTGTCGTTTCCTCAAAGGAAAATCACTCCGCTAATTTCCAATTGAACCGAATGGGAAAAGTTTTAAAACTAGCATTCCCACTTTCATTCCATTTAAGCCGCCACAGTTTTGCTACTAATGCTTTGAATAACGGAATGCGAATAGAACACGTTTCTAAACTAATGGACCACACAGACATCAGCACCACCCAGATATACGCAAAAATCATCAGCGAAGAATTAGACAAAGCGGTTGATAATTATATCTACTAA
- a CDS encoding Fic family protein, whose product MSTDKQYNPEVPYNELPLLPPKADLETKVILRKLITASRALSELKGAITNLPNPTLFIDTINLQEAQASSAIENIITTQDELFKASVAEKKYENHATKEVMHYKDALWFGVQQIEARPVLTTNLFIHLMQIIKENQSGIRNAPGTQLKNPASGKVIYTPPEGENVIREKLKNLEDFIHAEDHIDPLVKMAIIHYQFEAIHPFFDGNGRTGRIILLLYLKMTELLSLPALYLSDYIIQNKDQYYTNLRKVTEDSNWEDWILYMLDMVEKTALKGRNQIAAIEELMNEMSKDIQNKLPKIYSKDLVEILFRLPYTKRSQLEAAGIGTIKTVGVYLKELETAGFLKSETVGKEKLYLNFRLLEVLQNR is encoded by the coding sequence ATGAGTACCGATAAACAATATAACCCGGAAGTTCCATACAACGAATTGCCTTTGCTACCACCAAAAGCCGATTTAGAAACTAAGGTAATTCTAAGAAAGCTAATTACTGCCAGTAGAGCGTTATCGGAGTTGAAAGGTGCCATTACCAACCTTCCAAACCCAACGCTTTTTATTGACACTATCAATTTACAAGAAGCGCAAGCCAGTTCCGCTATTGAAAACATCATCACTACGCAAGATGAATTGTTCAAAGCTTCGGTTGCCGAAAAGAAATATGAAAACCACGCTACCAAAGAAGTGATGCATTACAAAGATGCTTTGTGGTTTGGTGTGCAACAAATTGAAGCGCGTCCGGTATTGACCACCAATCTGTTCATTCATCTGATGCAAATCATTAAAGAAAATCAATCCGGAATCAGAAACGCACCTGGAACACAATTAAAAAACCCAGCTTCAGGCAAAGTAATTTACACACCACCGGAAGGGGAAAATGTTATCCGTGAGAAATTAAAAAATTTAGAAGATTTCATTCATGCCGAAGACCATATTGATCCTTTGGTTAAAATGGCAATTATACATTACCAGTTTGAGGCGATTCACCCATTTTTTGATGGTAACGGTAGAACCGGAAGAATCATTTTGTTACTGTATTTAAAAATGACCGAATTGTTAAGTCTACCAGCTTTGTATTTGAGTGACTATATCATTCAAAATAAAGACCAGTATTACACCAATCTACGCAAAGTAACAGAAGACAGCAATTGGGAAGATTGGATTCTTTACATGTTAGATATGGTGGAGAAAACCGCTTTAAAAGGCAGAAACCAAATAGCAGCCATTGAAGAACTAATGAACGAAATGAGCAAAGACATTCAAAACAAGCTCCCAAAAATATATTCCAAAGACTTAGTAGAAATACTATTTCGTTTGCCATACACCAAAAGAAGCCAATTAGAAGCCGCAGGTATTGGAACCATCAAAACGGTAGGCGTTTATTTGAAAGAATTGGAAACTGCTGGATTTTTAAAAAGCGAAACAGTTGGAAAAGAAAAACTCTATTTAAACTTCCGATTGTTAGAAGTGTTGCAAAACAGATAA
- a CDS encoding helix-turn-helix domain-containing protein, giving the protein MDAIIISKDQFNELMTKLDTIQSQISIKADAKKETFLDNQEFLLHMKISKRTAQTWRDEGKISFSQVGNKIYYKLSDVEKLLNEHYNKSFKGR; this is encoded by the coding sequence ATGGACGCAATTATCATCAGCAAAGACCAGTTCAACGAACTAATGACAAAATTGGACACCATCCAAAGTCAAATCAGCATCAAGGCAGATGCTAAAAAAGAAACCTTCCTTGACAATCAAGAGTTTCTGTTACACATGAAAATCTCAAAACGCACCGCACAAACCTGGAGAGACGAAGGCAAAATTTCCTTCAGCCAAGTCGGAAACAAAATCTATTACAAACTTTCCGATGTAGAAAAACTCCTCAACGAGCATTACAACAAATCTTTCAAAGGAAGATAG
- a CDS encoding VapE domain-containing protein, protein MVTIFKNFNEVVEHKSIPIILEEIKTGKYKHAIVYLRKSLSEKKLEAYEKAKKSLPAFTPSGKFVGGRKMEFLAEYSNTIILDIDKLNPVQLTKTSHLANQCEFTFASFISPSGNGLKILVNVKTTKAEHKETFLSVQDHYEKLLNLQIDKSGKDITRLCFYSWDEKLYHNPEASTFVTSNEVLMPLAVEPPKLKTETATATENSEAVYAHCIKFTEKKVQYVNGSRNVFVHQLACNLNRKGVSLQEALGYILNDFGYDEKEVTQTVNSAYGNIHEFGNSDKKNTTKKTKENSNYSIEESLDEDDEDKPKPTQIDRLELFLSNKYVFRHNIVSGKLEFQYFSKKKWNVMNDFIENSMLRECLKGRLKTNLSSLRNLLYSDFCPLYNPFEDYFENLPKYDEKEDYITQLADTISTTKQELWQQCFKKWLVAMLGCVLDDKVINHTVIVFSGKQGLGKTTWVEKLIPKPLKEHLFSGTINPNNKDTLVQLSECMLINLDELENLNRSEIGSLKEIITKTQIRMRKAYGQNNETMPRRASFAGSVNTAQFLNDSTGSRRFLCFEVEHIQYQHEVDINLVYAQAMSLFKSGFRFWFDQEEIKSITANNEQYQLHSPEEELLLTWFEPCEREVATAFLNASQIAAKLAERTKLNLNDSTINKLGKALKKHNFIRLKKEGIYVYAMLEKTYEEVDNNNKVI, encoded by the coding sequence ATGGTAACAATATTCAAAAACTTCAACGAAGTAGTAGAACACAAATCAATACCGATAATTTTGGAAGAGATTAAAACAGGAAAGTACAAACACGCCATAGTGTACCTCCGAAAATCGTTGTCCGAAAAGAAACTCGAAGCCTACGAAAAAGCAAAGAAATCACTTCCGGCATTTACACCTTCAGGCAAATTTGTGGGCGGTAGAAAAATGGAATTCTTAGCTGAATATTCCAACACCATCATTTTAGACATCGATAAACTAAACCCGGTACAACTAACAAAAACCAGTCATTTAGCCAACCAATGCGAATTCACTTTTGCCAGTTTTATCAGTCCCTCCGGCAACGGATTAAAGATTCTGGTCAACGTAAAAACCACCAAAGCTGAACACAAAGAAACATTCCTATCAGTCCAGGATCATTATGAAAAACTACTAAACCTCCAAATCGACAAATCCGGTAAAGACATAACCAGACTTTGCTTTTATTCCTGGGATGAAAAACTCTATCACAATCCCGAAGCTTCAACATTTGTCACATCCAACGAAGTCTTGATGCCTTTAGCGGTAGAACCGCCAAAACTGAAAACTGAGACTGCGACTGCGACTGAAAACAGCGAAGCTGTTTACGCTCACTGCATAAAATTCACCGAAAAAAAAGTGCAATATGTGAATGGTAGCCGCAACGTATTTGTACATCAGTTAGCGTGCAACCTAAACCGAAAAGGAGTTTCGCTTCAGGAAGCTTTGGGATATATTTTAAATGATTTTGGCTATGACGAAAAAGAAGTAACACAAACAGTAAACAGCGCTTATGGAAATATTCACGAATTTGGTAATTCCGATAAAAAGAATACCACTAAAAAAACTAAGGAGAATAGTAATTATTCAATTGAAGAAAGTCTAGACGAAGACGACGAAGACAAACCTAAACCAACACAAATAGACCGTTTAGAGTTGTTCCTGTCAAATAAATATGTCTTTCGGCACAACATCGTTTCGGGCAAATTAGAGTTTCAGTATTTCAGTAAAAAGAAATGGAATGTGATGAACGATTTTATCGAAAACTCAATGCTGCGTGAGTGTTTAAAAGGAAGGTTGAAAACAAACCTTTCCTCATTACGAAACCTTTTGTATTCTGATTTTTGTCCGCTCTACAATCCTTTCGAAGATTACTTTGAAAATCTACCAAAGTATGACGAAAAAGAAGACTACATCACACAATTAGCCGACACCATTTCCACAACCAAACAAGAACTTTGGCAGCAGTGTTTTAAAAAGTGGTTGGTCGCTATGCTAGGTTGTGTTTTAGATGATAAAGTAATCAATCACACCGTAATTGTGTTCAGCGGCAAACAGGGATTAGGGAAAACCACTTGGGTTGAAAAACTAATTCCGAAACCTTTAAAAGAACATTTATTTTCCGGAACCATAAACCCAAACAACAAAGACACGTTGGTACAGCTTTCAGAATGTATGTTAATCAACTTGGACGAATTAGAAAACCTAAACCGTTCCGAGATTGGCAGCTTAAAAGAAATCATCACCAAGACACAAATCCGAATGCGGAAAGCCTACGGACAAAACAACGAAACCATGCCAAGACGCGCATCCTTCGCCGGAAGTGTCAACACAGCCCAGTTCTTAAACGACAGTACAGGGAGCCGAAGATTCCTTTGCTTTGAAGTCGAGCACATTCAGTACCAACACGAAGTAGATATAAATTTAGTCTACGCCCAAGCAATGAGCTTATTCAAAAGCGGCTTCCGGTTCTGGTTCGACCAAGAAGAAATCAAATCCATCACCGCCAATAACGAACAATACCAATTACACAGCCCCGAAGAAGAATTGTTGTTAACCTGGTTTGAACCTTGTGAAAGAGAAGTGGCAACAGCTTTTCTAAATGCTTCACAAATAGCGGCAAAACTGGCAGAAAGAACAAAGCTAAATCTAAACGACAGTACCATTAACAAACTAGGGAAAGCATTAAAAAAACACAACTTCATCCGATTGAAAAAGGAAGGTATCTATGTATATGCAATGCTCGAAAAGACGTATGAGGAAGTGGATAATAACAATAAAGTTATTTAG
- a CDS encoding helix-turn-helix domain-containing protein, giving the protein MENHLHDYRLRMGETIRGIREKRGYSQEQLAEIMQISRTTISKIENGKFAISIDYLVKFGWYLNFDIDFVDKLI; this is encoded by the coding sequence ATGGAAAATCACCTCCATGATTACCGCTTAAGGATGGGTGAAACCATACGAGGAATTCGAGAAAAAAGAGGGTACAGTCAAGAGCAGTTGGCAGAAATTATGCAAATAAGCAGAACTACCATTTCTAAAATTGAAAACGGAAAGTTCGCAATTTCAATTGATTACCTAGTTAAGTTTGGATGGTATCTTAATTTCGATATAGATTTTGTAGACAAACTTATTTAA